The following are from one region of the Nicotiana tabacum cultivar K326 chromosome 3, ASM71507v2, whole genome shotgun sequence genome:
- the LOC107829680 gene encoding uncharacterized protein LOC107829680, with protein MSKWWRAVATTAGARRAAEETNRRSYFTIQAIPREVTGNRVSSRDRAQGRIPAIVFAQNYVQSKPNDPTSIVAASSVSRKFLLTTEKKQIKTILKSVDLPFFYSTTFPLQIRAGSGSSTLLESGNVLPIKIHRDEETGKILNLVFVWAEEGTKLKVDVPVVFKGEEECPGLKKGGSLNKIRPTLRFLCPAEHIPQKIEVDVSQLDVEDKVSLHDIDLHPTWKLLSKNEAIPVCKIKATSIDS; from the exons ATGTCGAAATGGTGGCGCGCGGTGGCAACCACCGCCGGAGCTAGGAGGGCGGCGGAGGAAACAAACCGGAGATCTTATTTCACAATCCAAGCCATTCCTAGAGAGGTCACCGGAAACAGAGTTTCCAGCAGGGACCGAGCCCAAGGTCGTATTCCGGCCATCGTATTCGCACAGAACTACGTCCAATCAAAACCTAACGATCCTACTTCTATTGTGGCCGCAAGTTCTGTTTCTAGAAAGTTCCTCCTTACAACTGAAAAGAAGCAGATAAAAACGATCCTTAAGTCGGTTGATCTCCCTTTCTTCTATTCTACGACCTTTCCCCTTCAGATCCGGGCAGGTTCGGGTTCGTCAACTTTACTTGAATCCGGAAATGTGCTTCCCATTAAG ATTCATAGGGATGAAGAGACTGGGAAGATATTGAATTTGGTCTTCGTATGGGCGGAAGAGGGAACAAAATTAAAGGTGGACGTTCCTGTTGTATTCAAAGGGGAGGAAGAGTGCCCTGGTCTCAAGAAAG GTGGCTCTTTAAACAAGATAAGACCTACTCTAAGGTTCTTGTGCCCAGCTGAGCATATACCTCAAAAAATTGAGGTTGATGTAAGTCAGCTTGATGTTGAAGACAAAGTGTCCCTGCATGATATCGATCTTCATCCGACGTGGAAGCTCTTAAGCAAGAATGAGGCGATCCCTGTTTGTAAGATTAAGGCAACTTCAATTGATAGCTAA